The genomic interval GGCGATCACCGTGCCGCCGAATTCCAATTCGGGCACGGTGCTGAGGCTCAAGGGCAAGGGCGTGGCGCCGGCGGGCGCCGCCGCGGCGGGCGATTTCTACGTGAAGCTGGTGGTGACCCTGCCGGACCGCCCGGATGCGGAGCTGCAGAAATTCGTGGAAGGCTGGAAGACCGACTACGATCCCAGGGCGAAGGGGAAGTAGCCGACGTAATTTTCCTCCCCCGCTGTTGCGCGGGAAGAAATCATCCCGCCGCGAATTTCGCCGCGGCGCGGCCGACTTCGAGTTGGAAGAGAATCGCGTCGTGGCCGGCGCCGGGGCGCAGGAGCTCTTCGCTCGGCGGATGCGCGGCCAGTTCGGCCTTGAGATCGGACAGCGTCGCGATCGCGTCGGCGGGATCGTGGATGAGCAGCAGACGCCTGGGCAGATGCGCGGCAACGGCGCGGATCGACAGCGCGGCAAGCTTCGCATCCGTCGCGGCCTCGACGCCGGCGACGATATCCGCGATGTCGGCGTCGCTCGACGCGGCGGCGGCGGCGTAGGAATCGACGACCGTCGGCATGCCCGCGGCGCCGGCGATCATGACCAGCGATCCGGCCGTCAGCGGCGCGCCGCCGGCCCAGGGTCGCGGCCCCATGGCGAAGGACGCCGCCAACCCGCCGAAGGAATGCGCGATCACCGAGCGCCATTGCGGCACGCCCAGCGCGGCGGTCGCGGCGATCAGCGTCTCCACCCATTCGACCAGGGTCGAGGTCGGCTTGTGCGGATTGGCGTCGCGCGTCCGGCCGTGCGCCGGCATGTCGAAGGCGTACACCCGCAGGCCCTGACGGGCACAGGCGGACAGGAGCGGCAGGAAGAACTCGGCTTGCGCGTTCCAGCCATGCACGGCGAGGACCGGCGGGCCGTCCGCCGGGCCGGCGGCAAGGCCCATGAAACGGCCGAAGGAAAGCTCGAGCGCGATGCGCTCGAACTTCGCCGACGGCGCCTTGCGCCG from Rhizomicrobium sp. carries:
- a CDS encoding alpha/beta fold hydrolase — its product is MGAAFDRFCTPVQLERRKAPSAKFERIALELSFGRFMGLAAGPADGPPVLAVHGWNAQAEFFLPLLSACARQGLRVYAFDMPAHGRTRDANPHKPTSTLVEWVETLIAATAALGVPQWRSVIAHSFGGLAASFAMGPRPWAGGAPLTAGSLVMIAGAAGMPTVVDSYAAAAASSDADIADIVAGVEAATDAKLAALSIRAVAAHLPRRLLLIHDPADAIATLSDLKAELAAHPPSEELLRPGAGHDAILFQLEVGRAAAKFAAG